One region of Endozoicomonas sp. Mp262 genomic DNA includes:
- a CDS encoding fructose-1,6-bisphosphatase — protein MDNTEYLQLLARQYPSIGDVATELINLKAILNLPKGTEHFLTDIHGEYEAFSHHLRTASGVMMFKVNDIFGYSLSEHDKKMLAILISYPEERLKIVREEGRNQKDWYQVTIHRLITICKVLTSKYTRSKVRKSLPGDFSYILDELLHMEISQLNREDYYHQIINTVIELERADNFIIAICKVMQQLAVDRLHIIGDIYDRGPYPHKVMDHLMAHHDVDIQWGNHDVLWMGAAIGHPVMVATAIRIALRYANLECLEEGYGINLLPLGQLAMEVYHDDPCTEFLPRLTGNEEFYAEKDKLLIARMHKAISVIQFKLEGQLIKRRPEFSMDDRDCLSRIDYAKGLFKTAKGHVELTSNHFPTIDPKDPLKLTKDEQAVIDRLTFYFSNSEKLQKHVRFFYTNGSLYLTCNGNLLIHGCIVLDDHGQYQNLAINGKNYSGQALLDKFDELVRKAQYTRNINDADWLWYLWTGPKSPMFAKHKMATFERYFLKDKALHKEVLNPYFQLRGHEEICQKILDDFGLDPKNGHIISGHTPVKEIKGESPIKANGRLLVIDGGLSRPYQVTTGIGGYTLIYNSWGLRLVSHKPFSSTEQVIKEGVEINSAIRVLKKTHRKRVMDTDAGRNISKEINRLNLLLDAYRNGKIPESNIS, from the coding sequence ATGGACAATACGGAGTACCTGCAGTTACTGGCCAGGCAATACCCCAGTATTGGTGATGTAGCCACTGAGTTAATCAACCTGAAAGCCATTCTCAACCTCCCCAAGGGGACTGAGCACTTTCTCACCGATATACATGGCGAATACGAAGCCTTCTCCCATCATCTGCGCACCGCCTCCGGCGTCATGATGTTCAAGGTGAATGATATTTTTGGTTACTCTTTATCTGAACATGATAAAAAAATGCTGGCCATACTGATATCGTACCCCGAAGAACGCCTGAAAATCGTTCGGGAAGAAGGCCGCAACCAAAAAGACTGGTATCAGGTCACTATTCACCGGCTTATTACTATCTGCAAAGTACTGACGTCAAAATATACCCGCTCGAAGGTTCGTAAGTCCCTGCCCGGGGATTTTTCCTATATCCTTGACGAGCTATTGCATATGGAGATCAGCCAGCTCAATAGAGAGGACTACTACCACCAGATTATCAATACGGTCATTGAGCTGGAGCGGGCTGATAATTTTATTATTGCCATCTGTAAGGTAATGCAACAACTGGCTGTTGACCGATTGCATATTATTGGTGATATCTATGACCGGGGACCTTACCCCCACAAAGTCATGGATCATCTGATGGCTCACCATGATGTTGATATACAGTGGGGTAACCATGATGTTCTCTGGATGGGTGCAGCCATTGGCCACCCGGTAATGGTAGCCACAGCCATTCGCATCGCCCTGCGTTACGCCAACCTTGAATGTCTGGAAGAAGGCTACGGTATCAACCTGCTTCCCCTTGGTCAGCTGGCTATGGAAGTCTATCATGATGACCCCTGTACCGAATTTTTACCCCGACTGACTGGCAATGAAGAGTTTTATGCAGAAAAGGACAAGCTTCTGATTGCCCGAATGCATAAAGCCATATCTGTCATCCAGTTCAAGCTGGAAGGCCAGTTAATTAAACGCCGCCCTGAATTCTCAATGGACGACAGGGACTGCCTGAGTCGTATTGATTATGCCAAAGGACTATTCAAAACAGCTAAAGGCCATGTTGAACTCACCAGTAACCATTTCCCAACCATTGACCCTAAAGACCCTTTAAAGCTTACCAAGGATGAACAGGCTGTTATTGATAGACTGACGTTCTATTTCAGCAATAGTGAAAAGCTGCAAAAACATGTTCGTTTTTTCTATACCAATGGCTCTCTCTACCTTACCTGCAATGGCAACCTGCTGATTCACGGTTGTATTGTGCTGGATGACCATGGGCAGTACCAGAACCTGGCCATCAATGGCAAAAATTATTCCGGTCAGGCACTTCTGGATAAATTTGATGAGCTGGTTCGCAAGGCACAATACACCCGCAATATCAATGATGCAGACTGGCTATGGTATCTCTGGACAGGCCCCAAGTCCCCAATGTTTGCCAAACACAAAATGGCCACCTTTGAGCGTTATTTCCTGAAGGATAAAGCGCTGCACAAGGAAGTTCTTAACCCCTACTTTCAACTTCGTGGGCATGAAGAAATTTGCCAGAAAATACTGGACGATTTTGGTCTTGATCCCAAGAATGGCCATATTATCAGTGGTCATACCCCGGTTAAGGAGATCAAGGGAGAAAGTCCTATTAAAGCCAACGGCCGGTTACTGGTGATTGATGGAGGACTCTCTCGTCCCTATCAGGTGACTACCGGTATTGGCGGTTATACCCTGATCTATAACTCATGGGGCTTAAGACTGGTGTCGCACAAGCCCTTCAGCTCCACTGAGCAAGTGATAAAAGAAGGGGTAGAAATCAACTCTGCTATCCGGGTATTGAAAAAAACCCATCGCAAACGGGTGATGGATACGGATGCAGGAAGAAACATCAGCAAGGAAATCAACCGGCTTAACTTGCTATTGGATGCTTATCGTAATGGTAAAATACCTGAATCCAATATCTCTTGA
- a CDS encoding ion channel has protein sequence MSSIRYDRQVYLWEKRYLETIKYMLKFLNDQLLRLSWLALLALLLLHYASSWLLMIAVGEPVLIEPGNWFYFYVTTATTVGYGDFSPDTLGGRLVAAIFLMPGAVVLFAAFLGKLSSFFIEIWRRGMQGKADYSQLRDHIVILGWHPEKTNRMVQLIFGDTRRLSREVVLCTDQDMENPLPHQVRFVRGEQLTDQDIFDRAAIERASRIIVFQETDDQTLATCLSVCATKTKAHIVAWFEHYRMAKLVESHCPQVECHTSISVDLLVRSAQDPGSSRLQSQLLSTLEGPTQYSIQVPNDFSGTTFGQLLKVMKGRHEAIALGIADTITGNDLLLNPPSQQPVRAGQFVYFMSAQRIRGNEIAWEEMA, from the coding sequence GTGAGCAGCATAAGATATGATCGTCAGGTCTATTTATGGGAGAAACGGTATTTGGAAACCATCAAGTACATGCTGAAGTTTTTAAATGACCAGCTGCTCAGATTAAGCTGGTTGGCCCTATTGGCCTTATTGCTTTTACATTACGCATCCAGTTGGTTATTGATGATAGCTGTCGGTGAGCCGGTACTCATTGAACCGGGGAACTGGTTTTACTTTTATGTGACCACTGCCACTACCGTAGGATATGGTGATTTTAGCCCGGACACCCTGGGGGGCAGACTGGTGGCAGCTATTTTTCTAATGCCGGGGGCTGTGGTTCTTTTTGCAGCTTTTCTGGGTAAATTATCATCCTTTTTTATCGAGATCTGGAGAAGAGGCATGCAGGGTAAAGCGGATTATTCACAGTTGCGGGATCACATTGTTATTCTTGGCTGGCATCCTGAAAAAACTAATAGAATGGTGCAGTTGATATTTGGCGATACCCGCCGTTTAAGCAGGGAGGTGGTTCTTTGTACTGATCAGGATATGGAAAACCCTTTGCCCCATCAAGTGCGCTTTGTTCGTGGTGAGCAGCTAACAGATCAGGATATCTTTGATCGTGCTGCTATTGAACGGGCCAGCCGGATCATTGTTTTTCAGGAAACAGATGACCAGACATTAGCCACTTGTCTTTCGGTTTGTGCCACTAAAACCAAAGCACATATTGTTGCCTGGTTTGAGCATTATCGAATGGCAAAATTGGTTGAATCCCACTGTCCGCAAGTGGAGTGTCATACCAGTATATCGGTTGATCTTTTGGTAAGGTCGGCTCAGGATCCTGGATCCTCAAGGTTGCAGTCCCAGTTACTGTCTACATTGGAAGGGCCTACCCAGTATAGTATTCAGGTGCCGAATGATTTTTCAGGGACGACGTTTGGCCAGCTTTTAAAAGTTATGAAAGGACGGCATGAGGCCATTGCCCTGGGTATTGCTGACACTATAACAGGTAATGATCTGCTGCTGAATCCGCCCAGCCAGCAGCCTGTCAGGGCAGGTCAGTTTGTCTATTTTATGTCTGCGCAGCGAATCAGGGGGAATGAAATTGCCTGGGAAGAAATGGCTTGA
- a CDS encoding class II glutamine amidotransferase, with translation MCELLGMSANVPTDICFSFAGLMQRGGKTGPHRDGWGISFYEGRGLREFKDPFPSCTSEIAKLIRNYPIKSHVVISHIRQANAGRVCLENTHPFTRELWGRYWSYAHNGQLKGIKKKALNYYFPVGTTDSEYAFCWIMDQIRTAFPKKPRSNKALSRLLHTLSEELRSLGVFNMLLTDSSHLYCYCSTKLSWLTRQAPFDRATLKDDEFTIDFEKETTPNDIVTIIATEPLTDNESWARLNTGQMVVFKDGVLLHQLNG, from the coding sequence ATGTGTGAACTTCTAGGTATGAGCGCCAATGTACCCACAGACATCTGCTTCAGTTTTGCAGGGCTGATGCAACGTGGTGGCAAAACCGGCCCCCACCGGGACGGCTGGGGAATATCATTTTATGAAGGACGAGGCCTGAGAGAATTCAAGGATCCTTTCCCTAGCTGTACTTCCGAAATCGCAAAACTGATACGGAACTACCCCATTAAAAGCCATGTTGTAATTAGCCATATACGTCAGGCCAATGCGGGCCGGGTTTGTCTGGAAAACACCCATCCTTTTACCCGCGAACTCTGGGGAAGATACTGGAGCTATGCCCATAACGGCCAGTTAAAAGGTATCAAGAAAAAAGCACTGAACTATTACTTCCCTGTGGGTACCACTGACAGTGAATATGCCTTTTGCTGGATTATGGATCAAATCCGTACTGCCTTTCCCAAAAAACCAAGAAGTAACAAGGCCCTATCCAGGCTCCTTCACACACTCAGTGAAGAGCTTCGATCACTGGGTGTATTCAATATGCTGCTCACCGACTCCAGTCACCTTTATTGTTATTGCAGTACCAAGCTAAGCTGGCTGACCCGTCAGGCTCCTTTTGACAGGGCAACCCTTAAGGATGATGAATTCACCATTGATTTTGAGAAAGAAACAACCCCCAATGATATTGTGACAATTATCGCCACAGAACCGCTGACAGATAATGAATCGTGGGCCAGGTTGAACACGGGGCAAATGGTTGTCTTTAAAGATGGCGTCTTGTTGCACCAACTCAACGGATAG
- a CDS encoding DUF599 family protein, giving the protein MLSASWVLGSFLDWLALFAMLLCWVGYTVYSRRKGRETPCLASVLALYRRDWMLRLLKRDNRIADASLLTNLRAGVSFFASTSILVIAGLIAGIAASEEAVGILSTFPFVSTTTRELWEFKVLVMVIIFVYSFFEFTWSHRLYNFASVIMGSAPLCEDIDGRPVEQQVFATRAGQIMTEAAYHFNLGLRAYYFAMASMAWFINPWLLILMSMLVVVILYCREFHSKVLKVLASSEKQINI; this is encoded by the coding sequence ATGTTAAGTGCCTCATGGGTTCTGGGTTCTTTTCTTGATTGGCTGGCCTTATTTGCCATGTTGTTATGCTGGGTCGGGTATACGGTTTATTCAAGAAGGAAGGGGCGGGAGACGCCCTGCCTTGCCAGTGTCCTGGCACTGTACCGGCGGGACTGGATGCTAAGGTTGCTAAAGCGTGATAACCGTATTGCTGACGCCAGTTTACTCACTAACCTTCGGGCTGGGGTGAGTTTTTTTGCCTCTACCAGTATTCTGGTTATTGCGGGTCTTATTGCTGGAATTGCAGCCTCGGAAGAGGCGGTGGGTATTCTGTCTACCTTTCCTTTTGTCTCCACAACCACGCGTGAACTGTGGGAATTCAAAGTGCTGGTTATGGTTATTATTTTTGTGTATTCCTTTTTCGAGTTTACCTGGAGCCACAGGCTGTATAACTTTGCCAGTGTGATAATGGGAAGTGCACCCCTTTGTGAAGACATTGACGGACGACCCGTGGAACAACAGGTTTTTGCCACCCGGGCTGGACAGATTATGACTGAGGCCGCCTATCACTTTAACCTGGGGTTGCGGGCTTACTACTTTGCCATGGCATCAATGGCCTGGTTTATCAACCCGTGGCTGCTGATTCTTATGTCAATGCTGGTGGTGGTTATATTATATTGCCGGGAATTTCACTCCAAGGTACTCAAAGTGCTGGCTTCCAGTGAAAAGCAGATAAATATATAA
- the htpG gene encoding molecular chaperone HtpG translates to MTVETNKETLGFQTEVKQLLHLMIHSLYSNREIFLRELVSNASDASDKLRFEALHNSSLLESDPNLEIRIGFDKEAKTVTIADNGIGMNRDDVIAHLGTIAKSGTADFLKNLTGDQKKDSQLIGQFGVGFYSAFIVADKVTVETRRADSEQAIRWESDGSGEFSVENIDKEKRGTSITLHLKQDAEEFADGWRLRNIIRKYSDHISLPILMIKENTGEDEKEGSKKEIEWETVNTAKALWSRPRTDVSEDEYKEFYKHISHDFADPLKWSHNKVEGKLEYTSLLYLPSKAPFDLYNREMQKGLKLYVQRVYIMDQAEEFLPMYLRFIKGVVDSNDLSLNVSREILQKDPQVDSMKSALTKRVLDMLDKMAKKEPEAYASFWKEFGQVLKEGPAEDYANREKVAKLLRFATTQSEGAAQDQSLVDYVARMKEGQEKIYYICAETYNAAANSPHLEVFRKKGIEVLLLSDRVDEWLMSHLTEFDGKQFADIGRGDLDLGKLDDEADKKATEEAAKEKEDLIKRIQDILKDEVEEVRVTNRLTDSPACLVVGQFDMGAQMRQIMEAAGQAVPSSKPIFEVNTDHPLILKLDQEQDEDRFADLVKIVFDQANLAAGGKLDDPASYVHRLNKLLLEMAD, encoded by the coding sequence ATGACTGTCGAAACGAATAAAGAAACATTAGGCTTTCAAACTGAGGTTAAGCAGTTATTGCACCTCATGATCCATTCTCTCTATTCCAACCGGGAAATCTTCCTCAGAGAGCTGGTATCCAATGCCTCTGATGCCAGCGACAAGTTGCGCTTTGAAGCACTCCATAATAGTAGTTTGTTGGAATCTGATCCTAACCTTGAAATCCGTATTGGATTTGATAAGGAGGCTAAAACGGTCACCATTGCTGATAATGGTATTGGCATGAACCGTGATGATGTGATTGCTCACCTGGGAACTATTGCTAAATCTGGTACAGCGGACTTCCTGAAAAACTTGACGGGGGACCAGAAAAAGGACTCCCAGCTCATTGGCCAATTTGGTGTTGGTTTTTATTCTGCATTTATTGTGGCGGATAAAGTCACTGTTGAAACCCGTCGCGCTGATTCTGAACAAGCCATTCGTTGGGAATCTGATGGTTCCGGTGAATTCAGTGTTGAAAATATTGATAAAGAAAAGAGAGGCACAAGCATCACCCTGCATTTGAAGCAGGACGCAGAAGAGTTTGCTGATGGCTGGCGCCTGAGAAACATTATTCGCAAGTACTCTGATCATATTTCCCTGCCAATTCTGATGATCAAGGAAAACACAGGGGAGGATGAGAAGGAAGGGAGCAAGAAAGAGATTGAGTGGGAAACGGTTAATACGGCCAAGGCGTTATGGTCCAGGCCTCGTACTGATGTTTCTGAAGATGAGTATAAAGAATTTTACAAGCATATCAGCCATGATTTTGCTGACCCACTGAAATGGAGTCATAACAAGGTTGAAGGCAAGCTGGAGTACACTAGCCTGCTGTATCTTCCTTCCAAGGCTCCCTTTGATCTGTATAACCGTGAAATGCAGAAAGGGCTTAAGCTCTATGTCCAGCGGGTTTATATCATGGATCAGGCAGAGGAATTCCTGCCAATGTACCTGCGCTTTATTAAAGGTGTGGTGGACTCCAATGATCTGTCCCTGAACGTTTCCCGTGAAATTCTGCAAAAAGACCCTCAGGTGGATAGCATGAAGAGTGCGCTCACCAAGCGTGTTCTTGATATGCTGGATAAGATGGCTAAGAAAGAGCCGGAAGCCTATGCGTCCTTCTGGAAGGAATTTGGTCAGGTACTGAAAGAAGGGCCTGCTGAAGACTATGCCAACCGGGAAAAAGTCGCCAAGCTATTGCGTTTTGCTACGACCCAGAGTGAAGGTGCTGCCCAGGATCAGTCTCTGGTTGATTATGTAGCGCGAATGAAAGAAGGTCAGGAAAAGATCTACTATATTTGTGCTGAAACCTATAACGCGGCGGCTAATAGCCCTCACCTGGAAGTGTTCCGCAAAAAAGGTATTGAGGTACTGCTGCTTTCTGACCGGGTTGATGAATGGTTAATGTCCCACCTGACAGAGTTTGACGGCAAGCAGTTTGCGGATATTGGTCGGGGTGACCTTGATCTTGGCAAGCTGGATGACGAGGCTGATAAAAAGGCCACAGAGGAAGCTGCCAAGGAAAAAGAGGACTTGATCAAGCGTATCCAGGATATCCTGAAGGATGAGGTTGAGGAAGTTAGGGTTACCAATCGTTTGACTGATTCCCCGGCTTGTCTGGTTGTAGGTCAATTCGATATGGGAGCGCAGATGCGCCAGATTATGGAAGCCGCAGGTCAGGCTGTTCCCAGCTCTAAGCCTATTTTCGAAGTCAATACAGACCATCCTTTGATACTGAAACTGGATCAGGAGCAAGATGAAGATCGCTTTGCTGATCTGGTGAAAATCGTTTTTGACCAGGCTAATCTGGCAGCGGGTGGTAAGCTGGATGATCCTGCCAGCTATGTGCATCGCCTGAATAAGCTACTGCTTGAAATGGCGGACTAA
- the yiaY gene encoding L-threonine dehydrogenase: MSAMKFFMPSVNQMGSGCLEEAIKDIGSLGFKQALIVTDQVLNKIGLVGKVAEQLDQKGIGSVIYDGTQPNPTCGNVEEGVELVKQHDCDFIISLGGGSPHDCAKGIAIVAANGGNIRDYEGVDKSAKPQYPLVAINTTAGTASEITRFCIITDEKRHIKMAIVDKHTTPLMSVNDPALMVGMPKSLTAATGMDALTHAVEAYVSTIATPVTDCCAIKAVELIAAYLERAVENGEDLEAREQMAYAQLLAGMAFNNASLGYVHAMAHQLGGFYDLPHGVCNAILLPHVQAYNASACPDRLADIAKAMGENVQGLSAEQGAEKALEAIKRLSSAVEIPAGLKELNVKEEDISVLAENALKDACGFTNPIQATHDEIMRIFLSAM; the protein is encoded by the coding sequence ATGTCCGCAATGAAATTTTTTATGCCTAGTGTAAATCAAATGGGCAGCGGCTGCTTGGAAGAGGCTATTAAGGATATTGGTTCATTAGGCTTTAAGCAGGCTCTTATTGTTACCGACCAGGTATTGAATAAGATTGGACTGGTAGGCAAGGTAGCTGAACAGCTGGATCAGAAAGGTATTGGCTCTGTTATTTATGATGGTACTCAGCCTAATCCAACATGCGGTAATGTTGAAGAAGGTGTTGAGCTCGTTAAACAGCATGATTGTGATTTTATCATTTCCCTGGGTGGTGGTTCTCCCCATGATTGTGCCAAAGGTATTGCTATTGTTGCAGCAAACGGCGGTAATATTCGTGATTACGAGGGTGTTGATAAATCGGCTAAACCTCAGTATCCACTGGTAGCAATTAATACTACTGCCGGTACAGCCAGCGAAATCACTCGTTTCTGTATTATTACTGATGAAAAGCGCCATATTAAAATGGCTATTGTTGACAAGCATACAACACCACTGATGTCTGTGAATGACCCGGCATTGATGGTTGGAATGCCTAAGTCACTGACGGCTGCAACCGGTATGGATGCGCTGACCCATGCTGTGGAAGCTTATGTTTCTACTATTGCGACACCTGTGACAGACTGTTGTGCTATCAAGGCTGTTGAGCTGATTGCTGCTTATCTTGAGCGTGCCGTTGAGAATGGTGAAGACCTGGAAGCCCGTGAGCAGATGGCTTATGCTCAGCTGTTGGCTGGTATGGCCTTTAACAATGCCAGTTTGGGTTATGTTCATGCTATGGCTCATCAGCTGGGTGGTTTTTATGATCTGCCTCATGGTGTATGTAACGCAATATTGTTACCGCATGTTCAAGCCTATAATGCATCTGCCTGTCCAGACCGTTTGGCTGATATTGCAAAAGCAATGGGTGAAAATGTACAGGGACTGAGTGCTGAGCAGGGCGCTGAAAAAGCATTGGAAGCGATTAAAAGGCTTTCCTCTGCTGTAGAAATTCCTGCTGGACTAAAAGAACTGAATGTTAAAGAAGAAGATATTTCTGTTTTGGCTGAAAATGCATTGAAGGATGCTTGTGGTTTTACAAATCCAATACAGGCAACACATGATGAAATTATGAGGATTTTCCTCAGCGCAATGTAA